Proteins from a single region of Mycoplasma leachii PG50:
- a CDS encoding phosphoglycerate kinase — protein MKTRILFHLLDSLLIGYKDGNSTAINMGFKDNFSWIPTGRWASLKFVKKKELLEILKI, from the coding sequence ATGAAAACACGTATCCTCTTCCATCTGTTAGATTCTTTACTAATTGGTTATAAAGATGGTAATTCTACTGCTATTAATATGGGGTTTAAAGATAATTTTTCATGAATTCCAACTGGCAGATGAGCTTCACTTAAATTTGTAAAGAAAAAGGAATTACTAGAAATTTTAAAAATTTAA
- a CDS encoding lipoprotein, which yields MKKLLTLLSSVGLIASTSAAVVACGDRSNTEMNNNGTSEKPSEMTKEDKKEEESKADGTTPGKADGTTPGKADGTTPGKADGTTPGKADGTTPGKADGTTPGKADGTTPGKADGTTPGKADGTTPGKADGTTPGKADGTTPGKADGTTPGKADGTTPGKADGTTPGKADGTTPGKADGTTPGKADGTTPGKADGTTPGKADGTTPGKADGTTPGKADGTTPGKADGTTPGKADGTTPGKADGTTPGKADGTTPGKADGTTPGKADGTTPGKADGTTPGKADGTTPGKAK from the coding sequence ATGAAAAAATTATTAACTTTACTAAGTTCAGTTGGTTTAATTGCATCAACTAGTGCTGCTGTAGTTGCATGTGGTGATAGATCAAATACTGAAATGAATAATAATGGAACTTCTGAAAAACCATCAGAAATGACAAAAGAAGATAAAAAAGAGGAAGAGTCTAAAGCTGATGGAACAACTCCAGGTAAAGCTGATGGAACAACTCCAGGTAAAGCTGATGGAACAACTCCAGGTAAAGCTGATGGAACAACTCCAGGTAAAGCTGATGGAACAACTCCAGGTAAAGCTGATGGAACAACTCCAGGTAAAGCTGATGGAACAACTCCAGGTAAAGCTGATGGAACAACTCCAGGTAAAGCTGATGGAACAACTCCAGGTAAAGCTGATGGAACAACTCCAGGTAAAGCTGATGGAACAACTCCAGGTAAAGCTGATGGAACAACTCCAGGTAAAGCTGATGGAACAACTCCAGGTAAAGCTGATGGAACAACTCCAGGTAAAGCTGATGGAACAACTCCAGGTAAAGCTGATGGAACAACTCCAGGTAAAGCTGATGGAACAACTCCAGGTAAAGCTGATGGAACAACTCCAGGTAAAGCTGATGGAACAACTCCAGGTAAAGCTGATGGAACAACTCCAGGTAAAGCTGATGGAACAACTCCAGGTAAAGCTGATGGAACAACTCCAGGTAAAGCTGATGGAACAACTCCAGGTAAAGCTGATGGAACAACTCCAGGTAAAGCTGATGGAACAACTCCAGGTAAAGCTGATGGAACAACTCCAGGTAAAGCTGATGGAACAACTCCAGGTAAAGCTGATGGAACAACTCCAGGTAAAGCTGATGGAACAACTCCAGGTAAAGCAAAATAA